Proteins encoded by one window of Cucurbita pepo subsp. pepo cultivar mu-cu-16 chromosome LG14, ASM280686v2, whole genome shotgun sequence:
- the LOC111810778 gene encoding uncharacterized protein LOC111810778: MEAPSFVSKARTAFHSAAAKAERVFFDFKSDPSDFDKQQLPKIHERTSKNEDEIRSHSEPKHSKWRPPNIGTKQDWHDKFKNIRIGKKAAEDTEKVENPTMSVPFYDENLYLLNMKNDIEAKNAEIVPSVESFLATDRASIPPLSVIKQLAIAVEAGKKSKSIKSLVASPGDSSSTREKSGLSLSSVRALMLREKEEKSSTEFRHDERVQSLICSLFDAEGGDFLRRSFSTASEGTIVTSLTRDIHGAPPDSLLVKISEVIGSFRCLRKMALFWCRIVDEMRRFWAEERYLPGIPIDEIPDLNSCLLYQRFQVINCCVSRKRRHEIATDKLDAVLREASSNAESRTSEVTVPANTLLYARLSNGELALRLGADCPFGDHKMLETGEAVYSPVTQEGPLLTEDVIKETEEFVLRTGSVGAGCSQLLSDMQAFKAANPGCILEDFVRWHSPPDWTEPEPNSDSIDSPVGIDSRGQLSSRMQKEGNLWRELWETSKAVPAVKQTPLFDEDLVVEGILSDLEELPPSELFEPLFISLLGLGFIMAEAKLAKNNNLSSLFYECKGYVVATCQRSSWSNKVDDICQVYETVETMMVNPEEILKAMKQPEESNMTAGELKRRFKKMSLNFVGKDGDSRKSSPKNVNSDERPSSPSFSSFFDSKSSLFAKKPPKPETPSAATTDENGWTFV; encoded by the exons ATGGAGGCGCCCTCCTTTGTTTCAAAAGCGAGGACTGCCTTTCATTCCGCGGCTGCTAAAGCGGAGCGAGTTTTCTTCGACTTTAAATCCGATCCATCAG ATTTTGATAAACAACAACTGCCTAAGATCCACGAACGGACTTCCAAGAACGAAGATGAAATAAGG AGTCACAGTGAGCCAAAGCATTCGAAGTGGAGACCGCCGAACATCGGGACAAAGCAGGACTGGCACGATAAGTTCAAAAACATTCGAATTGGAAAGAAAGCTGCTGAGGATActgaaaaagttgaaaatccAACCATGTCTGTACCATTTTATGATGAGAATTTGTACCTACTGaacatgaaaaatgatattgaaGCAAAG AATGCAGAAATAGTTCCATCAGTTGAAAGCTTTTTGGCTACTGACAGAGCTAGTATTCCTCCCCTTTCAGTTATAAAGCAGCTGGCTATCGCTGTTGA GGCTGGAAAGAAATCCAAGTCGATAAAGAGTTTGGTTGCTTCGCCAGGagattcttcatctacaaggGAGAAGTCAGGGTTGAGTCTGTCTTCTGTGAGGGCATTAATGCTTCGTGAAAAGGAGGAAAAGAGCTCAACTGAATTTCGTCACGATGAGAGAGTTCAATCTTTGATTTGTTCACTCTTCGATGCAG AGGGAGGAGATTTTCTCAGAAGGAGCTTTAGCACTGCTTCAGAGGGCACAATTGTGACATCCTTGACTAGAGATATTCATGGTGCTCCTCCAGATAGCCTCCTTGTTAAGATTTCTGAAGTCATAGGAAGCTTTAGATGTCTTCGGAAAATGGCACTTTTTTGGTGCAGAATTGTCGATGAA ATGAGAAGATTCTGGGCAGAAGAGCGATATCTACCTGGCATTCCAATAGATGAAATTCCAGATCTAAATTCATGTCTTCTATATCAGCGATTTCAGGTTATAAATTGTTGCGTCTCCCGCAAAAGACGCCATGAAATAGCAACTGACAAGTTAGATGCTGTACTACGGGAAGCAAGTTCAAATGCTGAATCAAGAACATCTGAAGTAACTGTTCCTGCAAACACTCTTTTGTATGCGAGACTCAGTAACGGGGAACTTGCACTTCGACTAGGTGCTGATTGCCCATTTGGTGACCATAAAATGTTAGAAACTGGTGAAGCAGTTTACTCTCCTGTTACACAG GAAGGTCCTTTGCTAACCGAAGACGTCATTAAAGAAACAGAGGAGTTTGTTCTTCGAACCGGAAG TGTGGGTGCTGGATGTTCTCAACTTCTCTCAGACATGCAAGCTTTCAAG GCTGCAAATCCTGGCTGTATCTTGGAAGATTTTGTAAGATGGCACTCCCCTCCTGATTGGACAGAACCTGAACCAAATAGTGATAGTATAGATTCTCCTGTTGGTATCGATTCAAGAGGTCAACTTAGCAGTCGAATGCAAAAAGAAG GTAATTTGTGGCGCGAACTATGGGAAACATCGAAAGCTGTGCCTGCTGTTAAACAAACACCACTCTTTGATGAGGACTTGGTCGT GGAAGGTATTCTGAGTGATTTAGAGGAGTTGCCACCTTCTGAGCTGTTTGAGCCGCTGTTCATTTCTTTA CTTGGTTTAGGATTCATAATGGCGGAGGCCAAGTTggctaaaaataataatttgtcaAGCTTGTTCTATGAGTGCAAGGGCTATGTTGTAGCAACATGTCAAAGAAGCTCTTGGAGCAACAAAGTTGATGATATTTGTCAG GTGTATGAAACAGTGGAGACTATGATGGTGAATCCAGAGGAAATTCTGAAGGCTATGAAGCAGCCAGAAGAATCAAACATGACAGCCGGTGAGCTGAAACGGCGTTTCAAGAAGATGAGTCTGAACTTCGTAGGGAAGGACGGAGATTCAAGAAAATCGTCTCCAAAAAATGTGAACTCGGACGAAAGGCCATCGTCACCGTCGTTCTCGTCGTTCTTCGACAGTAAATCATCTTTATTTGCAAAGAAGCCTCCTAAACCAGAAACTCCATCTGCTGCTACAACTGATGAAAATGGTTGGACATTTGTTTAA